TTCTCAAAGCAAAGAAACTTGGTAGCAAAACAAGAAGGGGTAGAGGCCAAGTTAATAAGCTACATGCCTGGTCTGAGAGCGGCAGGGTAAACACCAACACTTGGCCGTTCAGTTTCCATTCCGTCTTATCCTGCATGTTGGGAACCTGGACTTTGACCGTGACCGGACCCTAGAGGAAACAAAGATAACGTCTCTTACAGGACTATGATAAAAGAGTGGGCAGACAAATTATTTATAGACACAGAGCGGCagacaaattatttatttccaaaaccAGCCACGTATCTCAACTTCTCAgtaaacacacagaaatgtaTTTGCCTCAACACTGAGAAAGTTACTTCACTGctaccaaaataaaacatttagtTGGATTTCTCTCATTAGTCCCTCCTGTTGCAGGCCATCCACCAAGCATCACACACATTCAAGGTATTACAGAGTGAACGTATTAAGCATTAAACAGGAGACAGCTTCTCTGTGCAGATGTCCAGGAAAACCATACAGCCTTCTTAAAGACTTAAAATTCAACCCACAATGATGGTACTCTTCAGGAAGGAATTCAGTCTAACATTTAGTTCATGTTGTTATGGAATATACCACATTACCATACTATCATGCTGACATTGATATATTAAATCTCCTTGCATCTCCAGCTTAGCAGTCCTCTGCTTAAAAGGTTATTAGCAGCTTTAGTTCCTCTTTACATTCCTATAAACCTACCTCTCACTGCCCTTAATTACAGAAGAGCACTATCTTACTGAACTTCCGTGTGTAGTGCTGCATTGCTCTCTCCAGTAAAACACAAAGCAGTTCAGTTTGCTCAGGAATTGACAGTAGGAAGGAGCCATCTCAGAAAGTCACTCCCTTGCAAAGTACTTTTGCACATCAGCTCCCCTCTGTGTAGTGAGCTGGCTTTACATCCTCTTTGGGCAGAGGAGGCTGACCAGCCCAGAGGGGTCAGGACTCCAGTGCTTCTCAGCAAACAGCCAGCCCACACACGTACCTTGTTCCTGCGCAGAAACTCCTCCTCTGGAATCAGGCTATCTTCGCTCTTCAGTTTCTTTGAGACTGGCTCATCCTCCATCGGTGGTGGTGGGTGAACAGGAGGCattggtgctggggaaggaaccGGAGCCACAGGAGGCGCAGGAACAAATGCTGAAATGGGATGGGGGGACACAACATGACCTGCAGTCATCCATTGAGTATCCCTTATGTAAAAACTTTTAGCAGACCAGTAAGgactgaaaataaatgccaCAATACATGGAGGAAGTTAACACAACCAACAGTAACATGCAAACTTCAAACGTTAGATCTTTTATATTGGGAAACAGTCCAGGAAAAGGCAACAAGCCATAAGAGCTTCCTGCAGAtcttgcaaaaaagaaaatactctcGGTTTGGCATGCAGAGCAGTGCCAGCACCTcgattttaaaaaaaaaaaaaaaaaaaaaaaaaggaagacttgtTTTTTACATTGTGCTTTTCAACTTAAAAGCACCCAATGCTATGAAGCTGCTGTGAGGAAAGGGGCCAGACAAcagcttttcctcctgcagcagcaactCTGTAACAAAATGTAACACCCAGTGAGGTGCTAGCAGTTCCTCATTACCCTGGTTCcttttggaaagcagcatgGATTCTTAATCTTCACCTGGGCAGGCTCGCGAGGACAGAGACATAAAACGGGCGAGACAATTCTCTGTATTTCATGCTGCAGGAGGAGTCTGAGCCCAAAACCAGTACTGCTAGGTAAGTCATATCAAAGACCCCAAAATTCTTAATGATGGGACTTAGGGTCTGCAATCCCAATTACACACCATTATCAGaggcacaaaaggaaaaaagaatcaaaGCTCAAGTCCACATTATACAGGAATTAGCTGACAATTAAccagaaaaagctgaaattacTGACCTGTTGGTACTATCATGGGAGGCGGGCGGGGGCTCATGATGGGAGGAGCAGAGGGCGGCATGGGGACAACGTTTATGCGTGGGGTATGGATTATCGGTGGCATGGGGGTGGCTATGACGGATCCTGGAGGCAGACGGACAACGGAAGTCATCGGGGGACGAGGCATGACTGGAACTgcagaaacaacagcagcacGAACGGGAGGGGGCATCTGGAGAGAGAGGGTAATTTTTCTTAGCAGATGCATGCAGGAAAACTCAATGCACAGTCCTGATAAAAATAACTGGGGCAACACACGGAGGACTTCTGCTGGCCAAAGGCTTGCTGGGAGCCTCAGCAAGCCCACTGTATGGCCAGCCCAAGCTGCCTGTAAACAGGCACAGAAGCCTCATTAACAGATTAACCGGTTCTTCCTTCCCTCACCACTCAGCTATCAGACCATGAGCCATGCAGCAATCTTAAAGAAGGAGCTATTTCAGAGTCATGTAGCGGAACCCTTGGGGCAGGAACACTGGGCAAGTGAGTCACCTGTCAACGTTTCTCACCTGCGGCTGCTTTTGTTCTGCACCACACCTTTTACACCTAAGAAAAGGCCCCCACCTATTCCTTTGTTAGCCATACTCCCTTCCTCCAAGATCTCACTGCCCATCTGACCAAGTCCCTTTGGTACCTCTAAGGATGAAAAGCTCCACCTAAgccttattttccatttttaacagCAAGTTCAACAGAGTTCCTCTGACGGTTTAAGAGTCATTCAGAAACTGCTTCTAAGCCAGCACTCTGCTGTTATAACCCTTGACCAGGACTCCATTCTAATTAACCACGGCCACAGCCGTTTGCATTTGGAAGCCCAAACACTTACTGTGGGTGGACGAGGCACAGATGTGATAGGCTGAGCGCTAGCTGGTGGATTTGATGCCGAGGAAGGAGGGGGTGGCTGGGGCATTTCATTGGGTTTGCTGGGACCAATCTTCTCCTTGCTGTCATCTTCTGGCACCAGTCCCTTGGCCTTATGGATAGCTTCAATTTGCTCTTGGAGAGTAATATTGGCCTGAGCAGCCTGTTGTGTGCGGGCCATGCTGCCTGAGTGGCCATCCCAGGTCACCTGAGAGGATACAATAAATCAGAATAACTCCAGTCTGTCCAGACTGCAACATGAGCTGCAAATAAATCAAGAGAGCAGCTTTACAGCAAGAACAAAGTTCAAACGACTCCTGCCTCTCTAAGCATTCATAATACTACAGAAATctgttaaaaaaccccacagtttcCACTGTAccttttcctctggtttctgGATTTCTTCTTCACCAATCTTTTTACCAATGGCAGTCTCTTCTACACCGAAGATATCAGTACGGCGCTCTGCCAGCTGCTTCAAGCTACTTTCAATATCCAAACCTGCaggcaaaaagagaaattctTATCTCAAGTGATATAATCAAAGTCAAACATGATTAAGCCTCTGTTAATGACCTTTAAATTATTTGGTACCTAATAGCCGAGTGTTGCTCTTTCTAAAAAGAGACTGCAGCTGATGGCTGGTCAGCAGCAGCTAAGGAATGCTCTTTGCCTTGAAGTTTATAGAAAGGCTTCAATGTACTAATGACAAATGTATCCACATCATCAGCACACTGAGGACATCACACAGAAAGCTACATTTAAGATGGTCCTTATTGGTAGGACCTGGGGGCAATGAGGGGGTGCGCTAAGAGTTCACAGAACTCATCTAGGAACTCGGTTTTGCAAGCTGTGTCAGATGCTCAAGCTGACCTGGGGCATAGACCTCATCATCACTCTGCTTTTCACGGATGGATCGATCACGCTGCTCCAACCATCGAGGATCCAGGAGACCAATTCGCATGTGTTCTTGCATTTTACTGGCAGGAATTTTCTCACCAGTGATGGGGGAAACAAGATACTCATCTGGAGCTGGGGCGGGTGGTAATGGTTTTGAggctagaaaaacaaaaccacactgtTAAAAACACATCAGAGGACGCAGCCTagaaacaaatgcttttgtgattattcaggaaaaaataatgtttttcttcaccAGCCTGATTTACCTTTGGGATCATAATCTTTCCGCACAATGACCTGATCTGGCGTGGGAGGAAGAGGCGGTGGCATTGGGGtttctggaggaggaggaacctTCTGACCTTCATCTTCATCATCTGAGCCCTTAtttggggagaggagaaaaaatcATAACCAAGTTCCTGTAGTCAAATACTCCCCCACAAGATTTGAGAAAGGCATAGAAATCCTATGCAGCGCTGGACAAACTGATTATGCAGCTTCAAAGCAACAGAGCTATTTTGCCTCTAGACACCTATGCTACAGTGGTTCCTCTGGATAATCATGATTCAGATATTCAGTGGACCCAGAAGAGGAAGCAAGTACTCCTCAGCTTCCACATTACCACAGCACACAGCAAGCAGGGGCTTACAGTTAACCATGCTGTTGTTCCTTGTTACCAGAAAAAGAGCTTACATATAGTGGGTAGAGGAAGAGTCTAATATGAGTCATCTCTCAGTGTTCCAGACTCTGTGCAGAAGAAAGCCCAAAAGGCTTGATCACAGAAACATAAAATCCACACCATTAGGTGACAAAATTACTGGATTTCTCTCTTGGAAATTGTATTATcatggaaaacattaaaaaaccctaTATTCCAGCAAAACCAGGTTGTTTTGAAATTCCATCAGAAGGAAATCTCATTTCCTCATGAAACTGAGGAACTTCTTACAGTGAAAATGAAGGGCATCATAAAGAACACAAACCTTACAGGACAAAAGTAATGCTGATTCTGTTGGCTAGTTACCTCATCCATATCCTGCACTTGTGTGTCTTGATCCAGCTGGGTTGGGggctcatctgttttctcttgcttttcatCTTCCTCATCTGACTCCACCTCCATCTCTACCTCCTCACTTTCCCCAAACTTCTCATAACGCTCCTGGATCAGGATTCGAGCTCCCAACTCTTCTGGAgtggtgggaggagggaaatTCCctacaacacagaaaacaagagcTTCTGTTTCTCTATCCCATTTCGTTGCTCAATGcacaaacagaaatgtcagTTTCTTGAACGAAAAGCAGTTTCTTTACACAGCAGTGGCATCAGAATCTCCTGGGAGCCTAGGTATATAGAAGGGAATAGATGGAGTCTATACAGACCAACATCAGCTTGACACATGAACATGAAGGTACTTATAGGTGAAAGCACTACTAGAAAGTGGGACAAGTTCCGCTGTCCTGGTGGAAGAGGAAAAGTGGACACTGATGCAGTCCTGGACTTCGTTCAACGAGAACATTACtgactccagaaaaaaaaaccagccctgCACAGTTACTAGAAGgctttctccttcatctttgaAGGATATGCAGCTGTAAAACCCAATGACTGTctaaaaatagcatttcagGACATAGTCCCTACTCAAAGGGAGCAGAGTTTCATAGAGGTTACAACGCTTGACTTCAGTACCTTGCTCATTGGGCTGAAAGTCAACTGTTTCCACAACCACAAAGTCATGCCAATCAATCTGGGCATAAGCAACAcgctccttttccttctcctcctcttccttctttctctctcgCTCCTGGAACTTTGCCCACTCCACTCTGTAATACACCTGCACAAGCAGACATAAAGCACACACCAAATGTCAGACAAGAAACACACCACAGTCATCTCTACAGCATCTAAAAGTTTACACTACCAACCCTTTCAGGGCAGTTACACAAGCGCTATTTCAGAGGCCTGGCacaacaaagaaatatttgtatttcatttagaAACCATAGGTTTGCCTATTGAGTAATGCACTGCACCAGCTTTGCAGACTAGTTTTCTAAAGCTGAAACTGCAGACTTCTTGAGCCAAGACCAGGCCATCCATGTATGACATGACTCTGCTATCACTGAAGACTCACAGCCAGCAAACAATTCACAGACACTTTATTACAATCCTGTAATGCCAcctttccaaaggaaaagcagtCTTTGTGATGAAGACAGAAGTCTAAGTAATAAAGAACAGCTTGGAAGGACTGTAAGTGACCGAGGTGTCACACTGAAGTCATCTGAGAGGCAAACATTCTTTGTAAAGCGCTTGGAAAAGGGTTGTGCACTATCTATGCCTCTATGCTGCCACAAGTAAACTTCCCCCAATACGAACACTAGCTAGTGGTTGAAAGGCAAGCTTGAGTACCCTGTATTCAAGTGACTACAGGGGCCACATCCTATCCTCTGTATGTTTATATTTGCTGCCAATAAGTCAGAAacatgcaaagagaaaaaattcaaaacataactGAAACGCTCAGCAATTTTGCAAATTTTTCGTGCAATACCTGATCTAGGACTTCCTTGGGATTTTCAGCCTCTTTCTTGAGTTTGAGGAGTAAGCCTTTCGGTGGGATCAAGATCTGAAACATATTTTGCGTGACAGTTGGTGACAATTCTTTTTGCCAAAGCCTCCATGAAAGCAATTATTCTCTTTCCACACCgataaaaaaatcagcacacCCCTGGGACTACGTTCCATTCAGTCTATTGCAACCCTCCTACTGCTTACACTTGCACTTAAAAATATTCACTCTTGGCCTTCCAACTACCCtccatatttaaaaaaccacaactTTTACTTATATTACAATAATGTCTGGTACATTTAAATAACAGCCCCCTGTGTTCAGCGCTGCACGCTGCCAACAATGTATGAGATACCCACTCCACTTAAAGAGTGAGATTTAAAGGATGGACTCCTGGACCTGCACATATTTCTAGTCTGGCTGTTTTGTAGGGCTTTGGTAGTCTTCAGAAGTCAGTACTGCTGCTGAAGGAATCAAATTGACAGATAAAATGCCAAGAGTACCTTTGTGTACTGTTCAACCAGCTTAGTGAAGTAGTTGAAGAGACTGTGCTGGGGGCGAAGGAAATCAAACTGGTagtttctctgctctttctgcaTCAGCTGAGTCAAGAACTGCCGCCCGTTCCGAGCCACGAACTGTGCCGTTAGCTTCACCACATCCAAGTCAAAGGCCGAGATTGAAGGAGGATCTGCAATGAACTCGAACTCCGGAGGTGGCTCTTTCGGAACGACTGTCTCCTGGATCACCTGGGCCTGCACCtgcagagcagaacagagatggCTCAGTGACTGCCCTCAACAAACCGTTATCAAACACTTGGGAGAACTCATTTTTCCCTTAGCTGCTACAGGAAAACAACATCAGTCTAGACATCCTGGCAGCTGCAAGGATGAGAACAATTAGTACCACAGGGTATATCTGGACATCTGTATTTAAGTGtactataaaaaaaatgttgctctAACAGCTAACAAAACTGGAAATTATCAGGACTTCGCTATAATCCTCCAGGACGGTCAATACCACACAGTGTGACTGTTGGCCATGCAAAGCATGTAAAAGACTCGGATTCAGTCAGTGCCCTTTTTCCATCCAGTAGATATAAAGGCACAACTAAACAAGATTAGCAACATTTTGTACTCCACGTTTTAAGGGGAAGTTGATCCTGCcagcaataaaaaaaggaaatgtttctacAAAACAGCACATGCAACAAACCCAAATTGAACTCCAAGGGATTCTAAAGACTT
This genomic window from Haliaeetus albicilla chromosome 10, bHalAlb1.1, whole genome shotgun sequence contains:
- the SF3A1 gene encoding splicing factor 3A subunit 1 — translated: MPAGPVQAMPPAQPAPPAESKPPEEEPKEEAAPAKPVVGIIYPPPEVRNIVDKTASFVARNGPEFEARIRQNEINNPKFNFLNPNDPYHAYYRHKVSEFKEGKAQEPSAAIPKVMQQQQSAQQQLPQKVQAQVIQETVVPKEPPPEFEFIADPPSISAFDLDVVKLTAQFVARNGRQFLTQLMQKEQRNYQFDFLRPQHSLFNYFTKLVEQYTKILIPPKGLLLKLKKEAENPKEVLDQVYYRVEWAKFQERERKKEEEEKEKERVAYAQIDWHDFVVVETVDFQPNEQGNFPPPTTPEELGARILIQERYEKFGESEEVEMEVESDEEDEKQEKTDEPPTQLDQDTQVQDMDEGSDDEDEGQKVPPPPETPMPPPLPPTPDQVIVRKDYDPKASKPLPPAPAPDEYLVSPITGEKIPASKMQEHMRIGLLDPRWLEQRDRSIREKQSDDEVYAPGLDIESSLKQLAERRTDIFGVEETAIGKKIGEEEIQKPEEKVTWDGHSGSMARTQQAAQANITLQEQIEAIHKAKGLVPEDDSKEKIGPSKPNEMPQPPPPSSASNPPASAQPITSVPRPPTMPPPVRAAVVSAVPVMPRPPMTSVVRLPPGSVIATPMPPIIHTPRINVVPMPPSAPPIMSPRPPPMIVPTAFVPAPPVAPVPSPAPMPPVHPPPPMEDEPVSKKLKSEDSLIPEEEFLRRNKGPVTVKVQVPNMQDKTEWKLNGQVLVFTLPLSDQVSVIKVKIHEATGMPAGKQKLQYEGIFIKDSNSLAYYNMTSGSLIHLALKERGGRKK